Genomic segment of Peribacillus frigoritolerans:
CCCATTAAAGGAATTCAAGGAATATTATTTCTTTAGATTATTCTCTGTTTCATCAAATGCCTTTTTCGCTTCATCTAGTTTTAATTTTGCCGCATTCTTGTTTCCGCTTGTAGGATCGGCAGGATTATTTGCCGAATCATTGCCGTTAGCAAAGTTCGTTTCGACGGATACGATAGGAGAATCGGAAGTTCCGGTTACATCTATATCCTTATTGCTCGAATTCGTCGTATCATCAGCTGCGTCGCCGTTTTCTTTACCCGTTTTTAGGCTTTTCACTTTATTGACGATATTTGAAGATTTATTGGAAACGATTTCCGTGACAGAGCTCGTTTTCTCTTTTGCTGTATCAGCAAGTACTGTACCTTTTTCCATCGCCGTTTGTCTTAATCTTTCCGTTTTCTCTGAAATGTTTCTAGCCTGTTCATTGAAGTCATTCCTTAATTCCTTGCCTGTTTTCGGAGCCATGAACAAAGCTGTAGCCGCTCCGATCATCCCGCCGATCAAGGCGCCAATCATAAAGTCCTTCGAATTGATCGAGTCGCGTTCGTCCTCATAAGATTTCTGATAGTCCTTTGCCGCAAATTCTTTTTGAGTCATAATACATTCCCCTTTCAATTTTAAGTTCATTTTTTTACCTTGATTTTAAGATCTAGAACGTAAAAACCTTTTTTTAGGCAGGTTATCTGTTTCCAGTGCTTCCCTTTCTAACTCCGCCCTTTCGGTTGGAGTCGGGGCAGCCTGTTTGCTTCTCGCCTTCCACTTGTCTCTGATCTCCATGGCAACATTGCTCCATTGTACAATTTGTGAGATTCGGTCTTGATTATTATCAATCTCAGCCTGCACTTTATGGGAAACCTTTTGGATGGAAGAATTGAAGCTAGAGATGGATGTTCCTACATCCTTCACCGCATCCACCACCGTGTTCAGGTTTTCTGACTTGTGCTGCAAATCTTCAGCCAAC
This window contains:
- a CDS encoding DUF948 domain-containing protein; this encodes MEIILYVSAAVAAIAFLVLVIFLTKVLTSLQTTLDSVARTLTGLESQMQGITLETTQLLHKTNTLAEDLQHKSENLNTVVDAVKDVGTSISSFNSSIQKVSHKVQAEIDNNQDRISQIVQWSNVAMEIRDKWKARSKQAAPTPTERAELEREALETDNLPKKRFLRSRS
- a CDS encoding YtxH domain-containing protein; translated protein: MTQKEFAAKDYQKSYEDERDSINSKDFMIGALIGGMIGAATALFMAPKTGKELRNDFNEQARNISEKTERLRQTAMEKGTVLADTAKEKTSSVTEIVSNKSSNIVNKVKSLKTGKENGDAADDTTNSSNKDIDVTGTSDSPIVSVETNFANGNDSANNPADPTSGNKNAAKLKLDEAKKAFDETENNLKK